The following are encoded in a window of Dysidea avara chromosome 4, odDysAvar1.4, whole genome shotgun sequence genomic DNA:
- the LOC136253176 gene encoding diacylglycerol lipase-beta-like: MNCYTQFTYELMDENHTKFYPPNYDKQTTEKEVDFLLPETHLMMNDINHYLKFALGIYGWPIYLYLEPLVGSACLCAHLKCRAINSRSQDFAYDNCCLANTTALELHAHLKDDDVIYVSYENRVCLPPFSLCFDHSHEAVVLSIRGSMSLSDALTDMHLSMEDIPVDDDNYKHLTMKVHTGMYGAAKKVKKKVDERLEKVFTSNKYQNYKLIITGHSLGAGVGAVLAVMYRSQYKNLHCYAFSPPGSLFTLPLVEYSKSFITSVVYGNDIVPRLTFRGLLYLKKKMTHLFRHCKLPKHAVLCPSLFSCCYQKYWDHHHHQEFNYDPNDNSAEQGLLKTYIQVSSTHNQLAKKYLKIWHKKTDFHQFVEKMYTAERTPAFVPGRVLHIKDTEGRVHRRFWNILGEKKVSAVWKPNEDFCHIIVDDNMFDDHLPDYVTSAIDRLYNQHVTGYDKLQRRPLAHTDSSTIQKNTITGLPEEIVLPMVDIELDSQHEHTLKSHGTEDELIGCNQQQVEGILTNGQTVVTVHENECTETSA, encoded by the exons ATGAATTGTTATACACAGTTCACCTATGAACTAATGGATGAAAATCACACCAAGTTCTACCCACCAAATTATGACAAACAAACAACCGAGAAGGAAGTTGATTTCTTATTACCA GAGACACATTTGATGATGAACGATATTAACCACTACCTGAAGTTTGCGCTGGGCATATATGGATGGCCTATATACTTGTACCTCGAACCATTAGTTGGATCAGCTTGTCTGTGTGCACATCTAAA GTGTAGAGCAATAAATAGCCGTTCCCAAGATTTTGCGTACGATAATTGTTGTCTTGCCAACACAACAGCACTTGAGTTACATGCTCATTTGAAAGATGATGATGTCATCTATGTCAGTTATGAGAATAGG gtatgtttgcctccattttcACTCTGTTTTGATCATTCTCATGAAGCAGTGGTGTTGTCAATACGTGGATCAATGTCACTAAGT GATGCTTTGACTGATATGCACCTATCCATGGAGGATATACCAGTGGATGATGATAATTACAAACATCTTACAATGAAAGTTCACACT GGCATGTATGGGGCTGCAAAAAAGGTCAAGAAAAAAGTTGATGAAAGGCTGGAGAAGGTTTTTACATCTAATAAG TATCAAAACTACAAGCTGATCATTACTGGCCACTCACTGGGAGCTGGTGTTGGTGCTGTTCTAGCAGTGATGTATCGTAGTCAGTATAAAAACCTTCATTGTTATGCCTTCTCTCCACCTGGATCATTATTTACACTGCCACTAGTAGAGTATTCTAAATCTTTTATCACCTCTGTTGTATATGGGAATGACATTGTTCCAAG ACTAACTTTTCGTGGTTTGTTATACCTCAAGAAGAAAATGACACATCTTTTCAGACATTGTAAACTGCCCAAG CATGCTGTTCTTTGTCCATCATTGTTTTCCTGTTGCTACCAAAAGTATTgggatcatcatcatcatcaggagTTCAACTATGATCCAAATGATAATTCAGCTGAGCAAGGATTGCTGAAGACCTATATACAAGTATCAAGCACTCATAATCAGTTGGCTAAAAAG TATCTCAAGATTTGGCATAAAAAGACTGACTTTCACCAATTTGTGGAGAAGATGTACACAGCTGAGCGAACACCAGCATTTGTGCCTGGTAGAGTACTGCACATCAAAGACACTGAAGGGAGGGTACACCGAAG GTTTTGGAATATTCTTGGTGAGAAGAAAGTTTCTGCTGTGTGGAAACCAAATGAAGATTTTTGCCATATAATAGTTGATGATAATATGTTTGATGATCACTTACCAGACTATGTTACTAGTGCCATTGATCGCCTCTACAATCAACATGTTACTGGATATGATAAACTGCAGAGGAGGCCCTTGGCTCACACAGATTCATCAACAATACAGAAAAACACCATAACTGGACTCCCAGAAGAAATAGTACTACCAATGGTAGATATTGAACTAGACTCTCAGCATGAACATACATTAAAGTCTCATGGAACTGAAGATGAATTGATTGGCTGCAACCAGCAACAGGTTGAGGGTATACTGACTAATGGGCAAACTGTTGTCACTGTTCATGAAAATGAATGCACTGAAACCTCTGCGTGA